Genomic DNA from Triticum dicoccoides isolate Atlit2015 ecotype Zavitan chromosome 4B, WEW_v2.0, whole genome shotgun sequence:
aaattgttaatcaaggaaagctggTTTCTGATGAAATTATCATCAATCTTTTATCTAAACGGCTTAAGAAAGGAGAAGAGAAGGGCGAATCAGGATTTATTCTTGATGGTTTTCCACGCACTGTAAATCAAGCGGTGAGGGATTTTTTACATATCACGAGTCATTTCTGCCTTGTTTATTCCTTCTGCCTGGTAGGGAGAACTTGGTGATTGGATTCCATCTATTTTAATTAGTTGTTTTCCTGCCGGCTTGATATACAGAAGTGCAATGCAATATATCTAAAAATCTTTATTTAGAGGTGTGATTGCATGAGTACTTTCTGCTTAGCTTGCTGATATATAACGCTTTGATTAACTGGCTGTCTCAAGCAAAAGCTGCAATCAGATAATCTTTGATGGTTGTTTACTTAATCATGATGGTCCAAACTAATAATGTTTTCTGCCATATGCCTTGCTTAGGAAATTCTTGATGGAGTTACAGACATTGATATGGTGGTTAATCTGAAGTTGAGAGAAGATATTATAGTACAGAAGTGCCTTGGTAGACGTATTTGTGGCCAATGTGGTAAGAACTTCAATTTGGCCTGCATTGATGTCAAGGCCGAAAATGGGCTACCACCGATCTACATGTCACCATTGTTACCCCCCAATAACTGCATGTCGAAGCTTCTTACTCGAGATGATGACACTGAAGAGGTTGTTAGAAATCGCCTACGGATCTACAACCAAATGGTATTGCACTCTCTGCTTTTCCACTGTCGCTACATAATTCCTTGCTGTTTACTCCAGCTAGTTAAATTTAGTTCCTGAAGCATACGGTTCTTGCACTCTGTTAATGTGCCAAGCAGCACCAGTAGCGCTACATTGTTGCATACTTATGGAACTGTATTCACAAGTAGCATTTTGTCTTTTCAGAGTCAACCTGTGGAGGATTTCTACCAGAAGCAGGGGAAGGTTCTCGAGTTCGATTTACCTGGAGGAATCCCTGAATCTTGGCCAAAGCTGCTCGATGTTCTGAATCTCGAGGACCAGCAGGAGATGAAGTTGGCCGCGGCGTAAGTCCTGCCCGTGGGACATACCTTACATAGTCCAAAGCATACCATACATTTTTTCAATAATGGAAAAGGGATAAAAAACTCTTGTTTCCGTAGATATGTGTGCCTTTGTGAGCGTAATTTTTTGACCACTAGCGAGCTGTTTATTCCCGCCGGCGTTTTCGCGAGCCGGTGCTATGTAACGATCATAACGATATTTTGATCTTGACTTTTTTGAGTGAGCGGTTTGTGGTGCGTAAGGACACCATGTAATGTTGATTCAAAGATGAAGAGTGATAGACCGTCGTCTGTGCTTTTTACATTCCGATTCTGATGATAAGCTTGTCGCGTTGGGAGATTAGGTCAGCGGAGCATGTTATACTAGTTAACCCTGTGAATAGTTTCACATCCAGACCAAAGCCAGAGCAGCCCATATGACTACACACACAGGATCCAAACCAAATCCAAAAGAATTCAGCTAGAACCCAAACCAAACCAAACTGTAGTTTTTTCAACCCAATCCAATCCAAACCATTCCTCAATTTCGGATTGAATCCACAAACTCAAACCATGGACAAATTGGTACATCTTCTAAACTGCGCTAGTACAGCTTGTATGCAATTTTGTACAGGCTAATCTCAAATTTTATACGTGGAGTAATGAGAGGGAGGTGCCTACACTTACAAAGATTGATAGGGCGTTTGTCTCAATAGATTGGGAACTTGATCATCCCGACAGCCTATTGCAAGCGCT
This window encodes:
- the LOC119291864 gene encoding probable adenylate kinase 1, chloroplastic, with amino-acid sequence MAAVQRLLRAAASSSSSSSAAAAGRRRMATSLAPEQTPAGAPAFPFAGAERRRRPAHERNVQWVFLGCPGVGKGTYASRLSRLLGVPHIATGDLVRDELASTGPDAVQLKEIVNQGKLVSDEIIINLLSKRLKKGEEKGESGFILDGFPRTVNQAEILDGVTDIDMVVNLKLREDIIVQKCLGRRICGQCGKNFNLACIDVKAENGLPPIYMSPLLPPNNCMSKLLTRDDDTEEVVRNRLRIYNQMSQPVEDFYQKQGKVLEFDLPGGIPESWPKLLDVLNLEDQQEMKLAAA